A genomic window from Xenorhabdus cabanillasii includes:
- the rpsU gene encoding 30S ribosomal protein S21 — MPVIKVRENEPFDVALRRFKRSCEKAGVLAEVRRREFYEKPTTERKRAKASAVKRHAKKLARENARRTRLY, encoded by the coding sequence ATGCCAGTAATTAAAGTACGTGAAAACGAGCCATTTGACGTAGCTCTGCGTCGCTTCAAGCGTTCTTGCGAAAAAGCAGGCGTATTAGCAGAAGTTCGTCGTCGTGAATTCTATGAAAAACCAACGACTGAACGTAAACGTGCTAAAGCATCTGCAGTTAAGCGCCATGCTAAAAAGCTGGCTCGTGAAAACGCACGCCGCACTCGTTTGTACTAA
- the tsaD gene encoding tRNA (adenosine(37)-N6)-threonylcarbamoyltransferase complex transferase subunit TsaD codes for MRVLGIETSCDETGIAIYDDKSGLLANQLYSQVKLHADYGGVVPELASRDHIRKTVPLIQAALKEAGLTSKDIDAVAYTAGPGLVGALMVGATIGRSLAFAWDVPAIPVHHMEGHLLAPMLEENRPEFPFVALLVSGGHTQLISVTGIGEYKLLGESIDDAAGEAFDKTAKLLGLDYPGGPALSRIAQKGKAGRFVFPRPMTDRPGLDFSFSGLKTFAANTIHKHIGGDAEQDEQTKADIAHAFENAVVDTLTIKCKRALEQTGFKRLVMAGGVSANRALRISMQNMMEKLRGDVFYARPEFCTDNGAMIALTGMIRLKSVTKGALGVTVKARWPLSELPPL; via the coding sequence ATGCGAGTTTTAGGTATAGAAACGTCCTGCGATGAAACCGGAATCGCAATTTATGATGACAAATCCGGTCTGCTAGCCAATCAATTGTACAGTCAGGTAAAACTACATGCTGATTATGGAGGGGTTGTGCCTGAGCTTGCATCCCGTGATCACATTCGTAAAACGGTTCCGCTGATTCAGGCGGCCTTGAAGGAAGCGGGATTAACGAGTAAAGATATTGACGCTGTTGCTTATACCGCAGGCCCGGGCTTAGTAGGGGCATTGATGGTTGGAGCAACTATTGGCCGTTCATTGGCTTTCGCATGGGATGTACCCGCCATTCCTGTTCATCATATGGAAGGCCATTTACTGGCACCTATGTTGGAAGAAAACAGACCTGAATTTCCTTTTGTCGCATTATTGGTTTCTGGTGGGCATACTCAGCTCATCAGTGTGACTGGTATTGGTGAATATAAATTGTTGGGCGAATCTATTGATGATGCCGCAGGTGAAGCTTTCGATAAGACGGCAAAACTACTGGGACTGGATTATCCGGGAGGCCCGGCTCTTTCCCGCATAGCACAGAAAGGTAAAGCAGGCCGTTTTGTTTTCCCCCGCCCAATGACGGATCGTCCGGGACTGGATTTTAGTTTCTCAGGTTTGAAAACTTTCGCAGCCAATACGATTCATAAGCACATTGGTGGTGATGCTGAACAAGATGAACAGACTAAAGCAGATATTGCTCATGCATTTGAAAATGCGGTTGTTGATACGCTGACAATAAAATGCAAACGAGCACTAGAGCAGACTGGTTTTAAACGATTAGTTATGGCGGGAGGGGTTAGTGCAAACCGGGCATTACGCATTAGTATGCAAAATATGATGGAAAAATTGCGTGGTGACGTGTTTTATGCCCGCCCTGAATTTTGTACTGATAATGGAGCAATGATTGCGTTAACAGGGATGATCCGCTTGAAAAGCGTTACCAAAGGCGCTTTAGGCGTGACTGTTAAAGCTCGCTGGCCATTGTCTGAGCTTCCTCCGTTGTAA
- a CDS encoding Ail/Lom family outer membrane beta-barrel protein yields MVTKKALLTTLALFSFMYGSLANADTHTIAAGYARGKITKPADKINLNGFNIHYRYEWDSPVSIIGQFTYMQGRGDRSFWFNNQSIKPVAPTYSKARNSYRTKYFSLMAGPAYRINDYLSIYGLLGISHVTYHISAPFGVSDNINNIDSSTGHVGTWQGLNPDMSYQQIDNKHNTKFSLRTNNIAYGAGIEINPVKNITLYLAYEGTLSKFTDTIPYGEGTNNYINGFNVGIGYRF; encoded by the coding sequence ATGGTAACGAAAAAAGCGCTTCTAACAACTTTAGCCTTATTCAGCTTTATGTATGGTTCATTAGCTAATGCTGATACACATACCATAGCTGCTGGGTATGCAAGAGGCAAGATAACCAAACCTGCTGACAAAATTAATCTTAATGGATTTAACATTCATTATCGCTATGAATGGGACTCCCCAGTCAGCATAATTGGTCAGTTTACTTATATGCAGGGTCGTGGAGACAGGAGTTTTTGGTTTAATAATCAGAGCATTAAACCTGTTGCGCCTACATATTCTAAGGCAAGAAATTCATATAGAACAAAATATTTCTCCCTAATGGCAGGTCCAGCTTACCGCATAAATGATTATTTGAGCATTTATGGCTTACTTGGTATTTCTCATGTAACATATCATATAAGTGCCCCCTTTGGAGTGAGTGATAATATTAATAATATAGATTCTTCGACTGGACATGTAGGAACATGGCAAGGCCTCAATCCCGATATGTCCTATCAACAGATTGATAACAAGCATAATACTAAGTTTTCTCTGCGCACTAATAATATTGCCTATGGTGCTGGTATTGAAATTAATCCCGTTAAAAATATCACTCTTTACCTCGCTTATGAAGGTACACTGTCAAAATTTACTGACACAATTCCATATGGTGAGGGGACAAACAATTATATTAATGGATTTAATGTTGGTATTGGATATAGATTTTAA
- a CDS encoding Ail/Lom family outer membrane beta-barrel protein codes for MVTKKALLMTLATSCLIYGSLANANSHTIGIGYAKSKIAKVTKLQGVNVYYRYEWDSPISIIGTFTYMRGDDSLPSFLDYHNSQALTRIAVNSECPGSMSSNCLKNILKKYSGPETEKPDAKYFSLMLGPAYRINDYVSIYGLLGISHTSFNAKRWTDSYYLNHHFLTTIHDTIFSRGINTYNYKQAGKHVSIQVPQKTNNIAYGAGIEVNPVKNISLYFNYEGSITKYQKMSTDPFAYEAFANGRNGPYDTKSAKTKLIHGFNIGIGYKF; via the coding sequence ATGGTAACAAAAAAAGCGCTTCTAATGACGTTGGCTACGTCCTGCCTTATATATGGTTCATTAGCCAATGCAAATTCACATACTATAGGAATAGGGTATGCGAAAAGTAAGATAGCCAAAGTAACAAAACTTCAGGGAGTTAATGTTTACTATCGCTATGAGTGGGATTCTCCAATCAGTATTATTGGAACATTCACCTATATGAGGGGAGATGATTCATTACCAAGTTTTCTGGATTATCACAACTCACAAGCCCTGACGAGGATAGCGGTGAACTCTGAGTGTCCAGGTAGTATGTCTTCTAATTGTTTAAAGAATATATTAAAGAAATACTCTGGGCCGGAAACTGAAAAACCTGATGCGAAATATTTCTCTCTAATGCTAGGACCTGCTTATCGTATAAACGATTATGTAAGTATATATGGTTTACTGGGTATTTCGCATACATCATTCAATGCAAAACGATGGACAGATAGTTATTATCTAAATCACCATTTTTTAACAACAATACATGATACGATTTTTTCTCGGGGAATAAATACATATAACTATAAACAGGCGGGGAAACATGTGTCTATTCAGGTTCCTCAAAAAACAAATAATATTGCCTATGGTGCCGGTATTGAAGTTAATCCCGTTAAAAATATCAGCCTTTATTTCAATTATGAAGGCTCCATAACGAAATACCAGAAAATGTCAACTGACCCCTTTGCATATGAGGCCTTTGCTAACGGCAGAAATGGGCCATATGATACAAAATCAGCCAAAACTAAGTTAATACACGGATTTAACATTGGAATAGGATATAAGTTCTAA
- a CDS encoding FCD domain-containing protein: MDNQYRSYRYLGQQLKELIVSGAYPIGSRLMPEREIAKQYAVSRSLVREALIMLEIENLVSIKKGSGVYIINHPDLIANEAKNNDHGPFEILQARQVIESAIAACAAISATKADIQEIRALLEEERKKVNLNESGEENDHKFHILIARASKNDMMAKVIEEIWSARLNSPMWDKLHEHIEDISYRKQWLTDHENILNALQRRDPELARKEMWQHLENVKNTLMVLSDFDDPHFDGYLFETIPYQTIFESAKDK; this comes from the coding sequence ATGGATAATCAATATCGTTCGTACCGGTACTTAGGTCAGCAGTTAAAAGAACTCATTGTGTCTGGCGCATATCCAATAGGAAGCCGTCTTATGCCAGAGCGTGAAATTGCGAAACAATATGCGGTAAGCCGCTCGTTGGTCCGTGAAGCTCTGATCATGCTTGAGATAGAAAATCTTGTCTCAATAAAGAAAGGGTCAGGGGTGTATATCATTAACCACCCGGACCTGATTGCTAACGAGGCAAAAAATAATGACCACGGCCCATTTGAGATATTGCAGGCGCGTCAGGTGATCGAAAGCGCCATTGCTGCATGCGCGGCCATCTCTGCAACCAAAGCAGATATCCAGGAAATTCGGGCATTACTTGAAGAAGAACGTAAGAAAGTCAATTTGAATGAGAGTGGTGAGGAGAATGACCATAAATTCCATATCCTGATTGCCAGAGCAAGTAAAAACGACATGATGGCGAAAGTTATCGAAGAAATATGGTCTGCCCGCCTTAACAGCCCTATGTGGGACAAGCTACATGAGCATATAGAAGATATAAGCTATCGTAAACAGTGGCTTACTGATCATGAAAATATCTTGAATGCATTACAGCGACGTGATCCTGAGTTGGCAAGAAAAGAGATGTGGCAACATTTGGAGAATGTAAAAAATACGCTGATGGTGCTCTCTGATTTTGATGATCCCCATTTTGATGGTTATTTGTTTGAAACGATCCCTTATCAAACTATTTTTGAATCAGCGAAAGATAAATAG
- a CDS encoding IS630 family transposase: MLIIPPTSRNERRQMKKIVQKTPDKNYARRIMGILLLCKTHSVPQVAGILCCAESSVWRWLKKFREQGWAGLQSLPAGRHIQWHLARYLPLFYYFLEHAPQQFGYIGSRWSLAFFVFLLRKYLHIALSISTLYRYFCKQGIVWRRAAPTLKQPDPEYDEKMARIAEALSRASEKHPVVYEDEVDIDFNPKIGADWYFKGQQKRIVTPGQNQKYYFAGCLDAQTRKVVSTGYTRKNSDLFIKMLEALKRAYRDAETLSVILDNYGIHKSKKVREWLSNNPTVTLLFLPVYSPWLNKIERLWQSLHETVTRNHCCQFMWQLIRNVKIFLKRASLMAWKAMRNIRVSPL, encoded by the coding sequence ATGCTTATCATACCACCCACTTCCCGAAATGAACGGCGGCAGATGAAAAAAATCGTTCAAAAAACACCTGATAAAAATTATGCACGCCGGATCATGGGGATACTTCTACTGTGCAAAACACATTCTGTTCCTCAAGTCGCTGGGATACTTTGCTGCGCCGAATCTTCCGTTTGGCGTTGGCTGAAAAAGTTTAGAGAACAAGGATGGGCCGGCTTGCAGAGCTTACCCGCGGGGCGTCATATTCAGTGGCATTTAGCCCGTTATCTGCCTCTCTTCTATTATTTTTTAGAGCACGCTCCCCAACAGTTTGGCTATATCGGTTCTCGTTGGAGTCTTGCATTTTTTGTGTTTTTACTCAGAAAATATCTGCATATTGCACTTTCCATCAGCACACTTTACCGTTACTTCTGCAAACAAGGCATTGTCTGGCGGCGGGCGGCACCGACATTAAAACAACCGGATCCCGAATATGACGAAAAAATGGCGCGTATTGCTGAGGCACTTTCACGGGCTTCAGAGAAACACCCCGTTGTTTATGAAGATGAAGTGGATATTGATTTTAACCCTAAAATTGGCGCTGACTGGTACTTTAAAGGTCAGCAGAAACGGATTGTGACACCGGGTCAAAATCAAAAATATTATTTTGCCGGTTGCCTTGATGCCCAAACAAGAAAGGTCGTATCTACGGGTTACACGAGGAAAAACTCAGATTTATTTATCAAAATGTTAGAAGCATTGAAACGCGCATATCGTGATGCAGAAACGCTGAGCGTGATTTTAGATAATTACGGTATCCATAAAAGTAAAAAGGTCAGAGAATGGCTGTCGAATAATCCCACTGTGACGCTTCTCTTTCTTCCGGTCTACTCGCCTTGGTTAAACAAAATAGAACGGTTATGGCAATCACTTCATGAAACGGTGACACGCAATCATTGTTGCCAATTTATGTGGCAGCTTATTCGTAATGTGAAAATTTTTTTGAAAAGGGCTTCGTTAATGGCTTGGAAAGCAATGAGAAATATAAGAGTCTCACCATTATGA
- a CDS encoding S-type pyocin domain-containing protein, producing the protein MAGTAVNQENNEHKKESKPLLSKNDRLTLEGIQSSLTREYQLASMSVNVLGMMLRNWWDGDDDDLFSHENLKKIADKKGTVETRVRYHFVENPQTGQLTAVGYHTSEESKLEPVKVRHVQHNASLNRYEFWEDGA; encoded by the coding sequence ATGGCAGGAACGGCTGTAAATCAGGAGAATAACGAGCATAAAAAAGAATCAAAACCGCTGTTATCCAAAAATGATAGACTAACACTGGAGGGGATTCAGTCCAGTCTGACCCGTGAATATCAACTTGCCAGTATGTCTGTCAATGTGTTGGGGATGATGCTACGAAACTGGTGGGATGGCGATGATGATGATTTATTCAGCCATGAAAACTTAAAGAAAATTGCCGACAAAAAAGGTACGGTGGAAACACGGGTTCGCTACCATTTTGTGGAAAATCCCCAGACAGGTCAACTGACCGCGGTGGGATACCATACCAGTGAAGAGAGTAAGCTGGAGCCGGTAAAAGTCCGCCATGTGCAGCATAATGCATCTTTAAATCGGTATGAATTTTGGGAAGATGGTGCTTAA
- a CDS encoding immunity protein, whose amino-acid sequence MSMMKLIIENEPVEDVLMLFALTASFPSLDRMYTYYKFEAIANQDICVILQMIIYKGKLSEGDSGKTIKGPNWVAPDFVKTGKYDAIYEEYLKRKSEK is encoded by the coding sequence ATGTCAATGATGAAATTAATTATTGAAAATGAGCCTGTGGAAGATGTTCTGATGCTTTTTGCACTTACAGCCTCTTTTCCTTCATTGGATAGAATGTATACTTATTATAAATTTGAAGCAATTGCTAATCAAGATATTTGTGTTATTTTACAAATGATTATATATAAAGGGAAACTATCTGAAGGTGATAGCGGTAAGACTATAAAAGGACCTAATTGGGTCGCTCCTGACTTTGTGAAAACAGGTAAGTATGATGCCATCTATGAAGAATATCTTAAGAGAAAATCTGAAAAATAG